In one Chryseobacterium camelliae genomic region, the following are encoded:
- a CDS encoding 1-acyl-sn-glycerol-3-phosphate acyltransferase → MKKLIGKLMLKILGWKVVLQGDKSSLDRCILVVAPHTHNMEYILGNLAYWSLEKPLKVIIKDAHTKAWYGGIVRGLGGIGINRSQKNDLVNFVAKQFEKDNFSLVITPEGTRSWVPKWRKGFYHMALAAKVPIVLAAGDFKRKIVYLGYTIPYERIASVPFSEIMEEIQNYYIKNDIVPKIPANWNPNIMGNESEARS, encoded by the coding sequence ATGAAAAAACTAATTGGCAAACTGATGCTGAAAATCTTAGGCTGGAAAGTCGTTTTACAAGGTGATAAAAGCAGCTTAGACAGGTGTATCCTAGTGGTAGCACCTCACACCCACAATATGGAATATATTTTGGGAAATCTTGCCTATTGGTCTTTAGAAAAACCCCTGAAAGTAATCATTAAAGATGCTCATACAAAAGCTTGGTACGGTGGAATTGTAAGAGGTTTGGGAGGAATCGGGATCAACAGAAGCCAGAAGAATGATCTGGTAAATTTCGTGGCAAAACAATTTGAAAAAGATAATTTCAGCTTGGTAATCACTCCTGAAGGGACAAGAAGCTGGGTTCCTAAGTGGAGAAAAGGATTCTATCATATGGCTTTGGCAGCAAAGGTTCCTATCGTGTTAGCAGCAGGAGATTTTAAAAGAAAAATAGTTTATTTAGGCTACACAATCCCTTATGAAAGAATTGCGTCTGTTCCTTTTTCAGAAATTATGGAAGAAATTCAAAATTATTATATCAAAAACGATATTGTACCCAAAATTCCGGCAAACTGGAATCCGAATATTATGGGGAATGAGAGTGAAGCTAGAAGCTAG
- a CDS encoding PaaI family thioesterase — MYTKDKTKEEILAFINNWGGETFAKTLEIRFTDIDLDHETLTATMPVLPRIHQPFGIMHGGASCVLAETMGSSLSNIFIDGEKYYGVGTNINTNHLRSKKDGIVTAVARFIRKGKSMHVSEIEIRDEKGQLVSHTTMTNTIINK; from the coding sequence ATGTACACGAAAGATAAAACCAAAGAAGAAATATTAGCATTCATCAATAACTGGGGTGGCGAAACATTTGCAAAAACGCTGGAAATAAGATTTACAGATATTGATCTTGACCATGAAACATTAACAGCCACAATGCCTGTTTTACCAAGAATACATCAGCCATTCGGAATTATGCACGGTGGAGCCAGCTGTGTTTTGGCAGAAACAATGGGCTCCAGCCTTTCTAATATTTTTATCGACGGCGAAAAATATTATGGTGTAGGTACCAATATTAATACCAACCATTTAAGAAGTAAAAAAGACGGCATTGTAACGGCTGTTGCCCGTTTTATCAGAAAAGGAAAATCTATGCATGTCTCCGAAATCGAAATTCGTGATGAGAAAGGTCAGCTAGTAAGCCACACAACCATGACAAATACGATCATCAATAAATAA